Proteins encoded together in one Stutzerimonas stutzeri window:
- a CDS encoding PhoX family protein, with translation MKQDFSAFHASIAAHDDQAINPSRNVSLHDVIDQRRRGLLKGGLGLAGIAFLGGALAGARAAAGPARLIGFQGIPAQLDPQFDRVEVAPGYSARVFFSWGDPVLADAPQWQADASDDWQAQLKQAGDNHDGMHFFPFPDAPGSHGLLVINHEYVNPTLHTDGMRLEEGRRPLEQVRKEQAAHGLSVIEVRKDARGQWQRVLPSRYNRRLSALTEMAISGPLAGHPSMKTVADPDGRTVLGTLNNCSSGFTPWGTYLICEENWHNYFVNHDPQDLAARVSHQRYGIAGSGLSKLYGWETADPRFDATPRADQPHGGYVNEPHRFGWVVEVDPFAPDSVPVKRTAFGRYCRECSVLSLGEDGRMAFYSGDDTKGEYVYKFVPSGRFAAGADADNRRLLDEGTLYVARFDADGSGEWLALVHGEHGLTAENGFPGQAEVLLNARAAADRAGATPMDRPEWVAVHPQTREVYVTLTNNDGRGDRQPVDKANPRPNNLHGQILRWQEEGGDPTATRFEWEVFLLAGERSGARDAQGDPVAANLVGTIDGDCFSSPDGLAFDAAGRLWIETDFDDDQPAMQAMGTNQLLCADPVTREVRRFLVGPRGCEITGITWSPDYRAMWINVQHPGLSFPASDGQSRPRSSTVLITKDDGGVIGS, from the coding sequence ATGAAACAGGATTTCAGCGCTTTTCACGCCAGCATCGCCGCCCATGATGACCAGGCGATCAACCCCAGCCGCAACGTATCTCTGCACGATGTCATCGATCAGCGCCGCCGCGGCCTGCTCAAGGGCGGCCTGGGCCTGGCCGGCATTGCCTTTCTCGGCGGCGCACTGGCCGGCGCCCGGGCTGCTGCCGGACCGGCGCGACTGATCGGTTTCCAGGGCATTCCGGCGCAGCTCGACCCGCAGTTCGACCGGGTCGAGGTGGCGCCAGGGTACAGCGCGCGGGTGTTCTTTTCCTGGGGCGACCCGGTACTGGCCGATGCGCCTCAGTGGCAGGCCGATGCCAGCGACGACTGGCAGGCGCAGCTCAAGCAGGCCGGCGACAACCACGACGGCATGCATTTTTTCCCGTTCCCCGATGCGCCGGGCAGCCACGGCCTGCTGGTGATCAATCACGAATACGTCAACCCGACGCTGCACACCGACGGCATGCGTCTGGAGGAAGGCCGGCGCCCGCTGGAACAGGTGCGCAAGGAGCAGGCGGCCCACGGACTGAGCGTCATTGAAGTGCGCAAGGATGCCCGTGGCCAGTGGCAGCGGGTGTTGCCGTCGCGCTACAACCGGCGCCTCAGCGCGTTGACGGAGATGGCCATTTCCGGGCCGCTGGCCGGCCATCCGAGCATGAAGACCGTCGCCGACCCGGATGGCAGGACCGTTCTGGGCACGCTGAACAATTGCTCCAGCGGCTTCACCCCCTGGGGCACCTATCTGATCTGCGAGGAGAACTGGCACAACTACTTCGTCAACCACGATCCGCAGGACCTGGCGGCGCGGGTCTCGCACCAGCGTTACGGCATCGCCGGCAGCGGCTTGAGCAAGCTCTACGGCTGGGAAACCGCCGATCCGCGCTTCGATGCCACGCCGCGGGCCGACCAGCCCCACGGTGGCTACGTCAACGAGCCGCACCGCTTCGGCTGGGTGGTGGAAGTCGATCCGTTCGCCCCTGACAGCGTACCGGTCAAGCGCACCGCGTTCGGCCGTTATTGCCGCGAATGCTCGGTGCTGTCGCTGGGCGAGGATGGGCGCATGGCGTTCTACTCGGGCGACGACACCAAGGGCGAGTATGTCTACAAGTTCGTCCCCAGCGGTCGCTTCGCGGCCGGGGCGGACGCCGACAACCGCCGCCTGCTGGATGAGGGCACGCTGTACGTTGCCCGCTTCGACGCCGACGGCAGCGGTGAATGGCTGGCTCTGGTGCATGGCGAGCACGGGCTGACCGCAGAGAACGGCTTTCCCGGTCAGGCCGAGGTGCTGCTCAATGCCCGCGCTGCCGCTGACCGCGCCGGGGCGACGCCGATGGATCGGCCGGAATGGGTCGCGGTGCATCCGCAGACCCGCGAGGTCTACGTAACGCTCACCAACAACGACGGGCGTGGCGACAGGCAGCCTGTGGACAAGGCCAACCCGCGACCGAACAACCTGCACGGCCAGATCCTGCGCTGGCAGGAAGAGGGCGGTGATCCGACCGCCACGCGCTTTGAGTGGGAGGTCTTTCTGCTCGCCGGCGAGCGCAGCGGGGCGCGGGACGCCCAGGGCGACCCGGTGGCGGCCAATCTGGTCGGTACCATCGACGGCGACTGCTTCTCCTCGCCGGATGGTCTGGCATTCGATGCCGCTGGCCGGCTGTGGATCGAAACCGATTTCGACGACGACCAGCCAGCCATGCAGGCCATGGGCACCAACCAGCTGCTCTGTGCCGACCCGGTCACCCGGGAGGTGCGGCGTTTTCTGGTGGGGCCGCGTGGTTGCGAGATCACCGGCATCACTTGGAGCCCGGACTACCGCGCCATGTGGATCAATGTGCAGCACCCGGGGCTGAGCTTTCCGGCCAGCGACGGCCAATCACGCCCGCGCTCGTCCACCGTGCTGATCACCAAGGACGATGGCGGCGTGATCGGCAGCTGA
- the tolQ gene encoding protein TolQ: MQTTLEHMSVWGLISEASLVVQAVMVILVLASVSSWYLIIRRSAALHRSERLLRSFQQRFRQGGDLAQLYREGQQQPLPEEAALQRIFLAGYGEFAQLQREAGIAPDAVAEGVERSLYVAIAEQEERLEKGLQFLATVGSVSPYIGLFGTVWGIMNSFLGLSQVQQATLSTVAPGIAEALIATAIGLFAAIPAVMAYNRFAARGQTLVGRYYAFGNELQARLHRRLHAASPSVAAAA, from the coding sequence ATGCAAACGACTCTCGAGCACATGTCCGTCTGGGGCCTGATCAGCGAGGCCAGCCTGGTGGTGCAGGCGGTGATGGTGATCCTGGTGCTGGCTTCGGTCTCCAGCTGGTACCTGATCATCCGTCGCAGCGCCGCGCTGCACCGCAGCGAACGTCTGCTGCGCAGCTTCCAGCAGCGCTTTCGCCAGGGCGGCGATCTCGCCCAGCTCTACCGCGAAGGGCAGCAGCAGCCGTTGCCGGAGGAGGCCGCTTTGCAGCGCATCTTCCTCGCCGGTTACGGCGAGTTCGCCCAACTCCAGCGTGAAGCGGGCATCGCCCCGGATGCGGTCGCCGAGGGCGTGGAGCGCAGCCTGTACGTCGCCATTGCCGAGCAGGAGGAACGCCTGGAGAAGGGCCTGCAGTTCCTCGCCACGGTGGGTTCGGTGAGCCCCTACATTGGCCTGTTCGGCACCGTGTGGGGGATCATGAACTCCTTCCTCGGCCTTTCGCAGGTACAGCAGGCCACGCTTTCCACCGTCGCCCCGGGTATCGCCGAAGCGCTGATCGCCACGGCCATCGGCCTGTTCGCGGCGATTCCCGCAGTGATGGCCTACAACCGCTTCGCCGCCCGCGGGCAGACGCTGGTCGGCCGTTACTACGCCTTCGGCAACGAGCTGCAGGCGCGCCTGCATCGGCGCCTGCACGCTGCTTCGCCCAGCGTCGCCGCAGCCGCCTGA
- a CDS encoding AraC family transcriptional regulator, protein MSSPLRWYEWDSRFIAAHHQPAVLLDLALSRGIDSHALLRGSGLFYEDIASGRARVSPAQLLTLIGNAERLLGAADSSFLFGQRLLPGHYGEVSLALANAGNLEQALERLCLFRALLCPLLAPRLLLDERQIHLYWLDGGASGRHQRFLVEAHLTAIVALCKRGSGLRLPWRFQFAYAQPRHIEQYWVHLGDALQFDRQLTLLSLPREYLHQPWPEASTTVGQVAVQASQQQIDALDGPCAFLDAFYQYLEAHIREPLNLERVAVAFAMSPATLKRKLAKHGTHFQEQLDLVRKHVALYLYQACGLGNEAVARHLGFNDTTNFRRAFKRWTGVVPSGLQPLFDAP, encoded by the coding sequence ATGAGCAGCCCCTTACGCTGGTACGAGTGGGATAGCCGCTTCATCGCCGCGCATCACCAGCCGGCGGTCCTGCTGGACCTGGCGTTGTCGCGCGGCATCGACAGCCACGCGCTGCTGCGCGGCAGCGGGCTGTTCTACGAAGACATCGCCAGTGGCCGGGCGCGGGTCAGCCCGGCGCAGTTGCTGACCCTGATCGGCAACGCGGAACGCCTGCTCGGCGCAGCGGACAGCAGTTTCCTCTTCGGCCAGCGCCTGCTGCCCGGCCATTACGGCGAAGTCAGCCTGGCGCTGGCCAATGCCGGCAATCTCGAGCAGGCGCTGGAGCGCCTCTGTCTGTTCCGCGCCCTGCTCTGCCCGTTGCTCGCTCCAAGGCTGCTGCTGGATGAACGCCAAATTCACCTGTACTGGCTGGATGGTGGCGCCAGTGGGCGGCACCAGCGGTTTCTCGTGGAGGCGCACCTGACCGCCATCGTCGCGCTGTGCAAACGCGGCTCCGGTCTGCGGTTGCCCTGGCGCTTCCAGTTCGCCTATGCGCAGCCGCGGCACATCGAGCAGTACTGGGTGCATCTGGGCGATGCGCTGCAGTTCGACCGCCAGTTGACCCTGCTCAGCCTGCCGCGCGAATACCTGCATCAGCCCTGGCCGGAGGCGTCGACCACCGTGGGCCAGGTCGCGGTGCAGGCCAGCCAGCAACAGATCGATGCGCTGGACGGGCCGTGCGCCTTTCTCGATGCGTTCTACCAGTACCTGGAGGCGCACATCCGCGAGCCGCTGAATCTCGAGCGCGTCGCCGTCGCGTTCGCCATGAGCCCGGCGACGCTCAAGCGCAAGCTGGCCAAGCACGGTACGCATTTCCAGGAACAACTGGACCTAGTTCGCAAGCACGTCGCGCTCTACCTCTACCAGGCCTGTGGCTTGGGTAACGAGGCTGTGGCGCGGCACCTGGGCTTCAACGACACCACCAATTTCCGCCGCGCCTTCAAGCGCTGGACAGGCGTTGTGCCCAGCGGGCTGCAGCCACTGTTCGACGCGCCCTGA
- a CDS encoding TonB-dependent receptor yields the protein MNTYRSGIRHAGFRISLLALAVSAGSAWAEEPLVMEHVEVIGQAVSIDEALKDQRSSDSVKSVVHADGIGQLPDDNAAEALQRIPGISVERDQGEGRFVSVRGIAPDLNSVTINGTLVPSPESKRRAVALDVLPSELVQSLSVVKTLTPDMDANSLGGTIEVESLSAFDHDGLFYSISGEGSYDENVEKTSPKFSGAISNRFSLGDGVDNFGVAAALSWQERKFGSDNVETGGKWDFADDGARLEEFEQRDYEITRERTGFGLNFDYKPDDVSSYYLRTLYSRFKDTETRNAAGVEFEDAQLPGETGDAEGWRELKSREETQTIQSYVFGGERMMGLWTLSGQVGYSQSRERNPGGISGATFEGDFADAGFSSSRKPRLTVDSAFYDPASFELDEVEWEKSDTRDREKNIRLDLARDYDIQGYAAQAKFGGKLSRRHKDNDSEVWVYDDFDDLTLADFQGGNVDYALGRFGRGISASAIKGAIAGLDASEFYDEEESRINDFDMHEDINAAYLMNTVDVDRWRVIAGLRYEGTRFRAKGTGMRDDQFESISSSNDYHHWLPGLHVRYQLTDDTLIRAAWTNSVVRPTFGQLAPGFVIDGDDAEFGNPDLKPLESVNYDLGIEHYMGRAGVVSAYLFYKDIDNFIYNTDLAGTGQWAAFDEALSFQNGSSAKLYGLELAYSQKLDWLPAPWNGLLLGANATFSKSDADIEGQGMRRSIDLPNHSDTVGNLMVGWENDRLNLRLAANYKSDYLYEVAGIDDKAHDLYVDDQLFVDFKAGYFITPSLQLTFEALNLTDESYYVYTGRGSYNAQYEEYGPTYKLGLTLTHF from the coding sequence ATGAACACATACCGCAGCGGCATCCGCCATGCAGGATTCCGCATCAGCCTGCTGGCCCTGGCTGTCAGCGCCGGTTCGGCCTGGGCCGAGGAGCCGCTGGTCATGGAGCATGTCGAGGTCATCGGCCAGGCCGTCAGCATCGACGAGGCACTGAAGGACCAGCGCAGTTCCGACAGCGTCAAGAGCGTGGTCCATGCCGATGGCATCGGCCAGTTGCCGGATGACAACGCCGCCGAAGCGCTGCAGCGCATTCCAGGGATCTCGGTGGAGCGCGACCAGGGTGAAGGGCGCTTCGTCAGCGTGCGTGGCATCGCGCCCGACCTGAACAGCGTCACCATCAACGGCACCCTGGTGCCCTCACCGGAAAGCAAGCGCCGCGCGGTGGCGCTGGATGTACTGCCGTCCGAGCTAGTGCAGTCGCTGTCGGTGGTCAAGACGCTCACCCCGGACATGGACGCCAACTCCCTGGGGGGCACCATCGAGGTGGAAAGCCTCTCGGCGTTCGATCATGACGGCCTGTTCTACAGCATCAGCGGCGAGGGCAGCTACGACGAGAATGTCGAGAAGACCAGCCCGAAGTTCTCCGGCGCGATCAGCAACCGCTTCAGCCTTGGCGATGGCGTCGACAACTTCGGTGTGGCCGCAGCCCTCAGCTGGCAGGAGCGCAAGTTCGGTTCGGACAACGTCGAAACCGGCGGCAAGTGGGACTTTGCCGACGATGGCGCACGCCTGGAAGAGTTCGAGCAGCGCGACTACGAGATCACCCGCGAGCGCACCGGTTTCGGGCTGAACTTCGACTACAAGCCGGATGACGTCAGCAGCTATTACCTGCGTACGCTGTACAGCCGCTTCAAGGACACCGAAACGCGCAACGCCGCCGGCGTGGAGTTCGAGGACGCCCAGTTGCCCGGCGAAACCGGCGATGCCGAAGGCTGGCGCGAGCTGAAATCGCGCGAGGAAACCCAGACCATCCAGTCCTACGTGTTCGGCGGCGAACGCATGATGGGCCTCTGGACCCTGAGCGGACAGGTCGGCTACAGCCAGTCCCGCGAGCGCAATCCGGGTGGCATCTCCGGCGCGACCTTCGAAGGCGACTTCGCCGACGCCGGTTTCTCCAGCAGCCGCAAGCCGCGACTGACAGTGGATTCGGCCTTCTACGATCCGGCTTCCTTCGAACTGGATGAAGTGGAGTGGGAGAAGAGCGATACCCGCGACCGGGAGAAGAACATCCGCCTGGACCTGGCCCGCGACTACGACATCCAGGGCTACGCGGCGCAGGCCAAGTTCGGCGGCAAGCTCAGCCGCCGGCACAAGGACAACGACAGCGAGGTCTGGGTCTATGACGACTTCGACGACCTGACCCTGGCCGATTTCCAGGGTGGCAACGTCGACTACGCGCTCGGCCGCTTCGGCCGCGGCATCAGCGCCTCGGCGATCAAGGGTGCGATCGCCGGGTTGGACGCCAGCGAGTTCTACGACGAGGAGGAGTCGCGCATCAATGATTTCGACATGCACGAGGACATCAATGCCGCGTACCTGATGAACACGGTGGACGTTGACCGCTGGCGTGTCATCGCCGGCCTGCGCTACGAGGGCACGCGCTTTCGCGCCAAGGGCACCGGCATGCGCGACGACCAGTTCGAGTCCATTTCCAGCAGCAACGACTACCACCACTGGCTGCCCGGCCTGCACGTGCGCTACCAGCTGACCGATGACACGCTGATCCGCGCCGCATGGACCAACAGCGTGGTACGCCCGACCTTCGGCCAGCTGGCACCCGGTTTCGTCATCGATGGCGACGACGCCGAGTTCGGTAACCCCGATCTCAAGCCGCTGGAGTCCGTCAACTACGACCTCGGCATTGAGCACTACATGGGCCGCGCCGGCGTGGTGTCCGCCTACCTGTTCTACAAGGACATCGACAACTTCATCTACAACACCGACCTGGCCGGCACCGGCCAGTGGGCGGCGTTCGACGAAGCGCTCAGCTTCCAGAACGGCAGCAGCGCCAAGCTCTACGGGCTGGAGCTGGCCTACTCGCAGAAGCTCGACTGGCTGCCGGCGCCGTGGAACGGTTTGTTGCTGGGCGCCAATGCCACCTTCAGCAAGTCCGACGCGGACATCGAGGGGCAGGGCATGCGCCGCAGCATCGACCTGCCGAACCATTCCGATACGGTCGGCAACCTGATGGTCGGCTGGGAAAACGACCGGCTCAACCTGCGCCTGGCCGCCAACTACAAGTCCGACTACCTGTACGAGGTGGCCGGTATCGACGACAAGGCCCACGACCTCTACGTCGACGACCAGCTGTTCGTCGACTTCAAGGCCGGCTACTTCATCACGCCGAGCCTGCAGCTGACCTTCGAGGCGCTGAACCTGACGGACGAGTCCTATTACGTCTACACCGGCCGCGGTTCCTACAACGCCCAGTACGAAGAGTACGGGCCGACCTACAAGCTCGGCCTGACCCTGACTCACTTCTGA
- the tolR gene encoding protein TolR — MLVRPQRKHGPKAEMNVVPYIDVMLVLLVIFMVTAPMLVQGVKIELPKVAAEALPVENERQILTLSVKADGGFYWNLGSELDVENQTDSAVDLAELQAKVGAVIAARGDTQVYIRADEAADYGRVVAGIAELQRGGVVNLGLITEAPAAAEQEQ; from the coding sequence ATGCTAGTCAGGCCACAGCGCAAACACGGGCCCAAGGCGGAAATGAATGTGGTGCCCTATATCGACGTGATGCTGGTGCTACTGGTGATCTTCATGGTCACCGCGCCGATGCTGGTGCAGGGCGTCAAGATCGAGCTGCCGAAGGTGGCGGCCGAGGCGCTGCCGGTAGAGAACGAGCGGCAGATCCTGACGCTTTCGGTGAAGGCCGACGGCGGCTTCTACTGGAACCTCGGCAGCGAGCTGGACGTCGAGAACCAGACCGACAGCGCCGTCGACCTGGCCGAGCTGCAGGCCAAGGTCGGCGCGGTCATTGCCGCGCGGGGCGACACCCAGGTCTATATCCGTGCCGACGAGGCGGCGGACTACGGTCGTGTGGTCGCCGGTATCGCCGAGCTGCAGCGCGGCGGGGTGGTCAACCTGGGCCTGATCACCGAGGCGCCGGCCGCTGCGGAGCAGGAGCAATGA
- a CDS encoding energy transducer TonB: MALGLSAPPTAVLKQRRWTGAAGAALTTLGLHAGLFALLLTSWTPTMDAPVATQVMQTQLISLPPPVPVLPEPPVAKPVEAPPPPVQVEAPPQVEQADLAFKRAEREREAEQQRKQQLERRREEHRRRDEQQRLEQERLAEQARLDAQRRQAEATARAEAAERARQAAAAEAASRQYLPIAKKPPVYPQRALDAGLQGACTVSYTVDVQGRVRSPKVVGDCHPLFIRPSLIAAQSFRYQPRIVDGRAVEVPNVQNTFHYRIE; the protein is encoded by the coding sequence ATGGCGCTCGGCTTGTCGGCGCCGCCCACGGCCGTGCTCAAACAGCGGCGATGGACCGGTGCCGCTGGCGCGGCGCTAACCACGCTGGGCTTGCATGCCGGGCTGTTCGCCCTGCTGCTGACCAGCTGGACGCCGACGATGGACGCACCGGTTGCCACCCAGGTGATGCAGACCCAGCTGATCAGCCTGCCGCCGCCGGTGCCAGTACTGCCCGAACCGCCGGTTGCGAAACCGGTCGAAGCGCCGCCGCCCCCCGTTCAGGTCGAAGCGCCACCACAGGTGGAGCAGGCCGACCTGGCCTTCAAGCGCGCCGAACGGGAGCGCGAAGCCGAGCAGCAGCGCAAGCAGCAGCTGGAACGTCGCCGCGAGGAGCACCGCCGCCGTGACGAACAGCAGCGTCTGGAGCAAGAGCGTCTGGCCGAGCAGGCACGGCTGGACGCGCAGCGCCGCCAGGCCGAGGCAACGGCCCGTGCCGAAGCGGCCGAGCGTGCCCGGCAGGCGGCTGCCGCGGAGGCAGCCAGCCGCCAGTACCTGCCGATCGCCAAGAAGCCGCCGGTCTATCCGCAGCGGGCGCTGGACGCCGGGCTGCAGGGCGCCTGCACGGTGAGCTACACGGTGGACGTCCAGGGACGGGTGCGTTCGCCCAAGGTGGTTGGTGACTGCCATCCGCTGTTCATCCGTCCATCGCTGATCGCGGCCCAGAGCTTCCGCTACCAGCCGCGCATCGTCGATGGGCGGGCGGTGGAGGTGCCCAACGTGCAGAACACCTTTCATTACCGCATCGAGTGA
- a CDS encoding phytase → MNALPKTLLLGLCITLAACQSAGQDEAPQSTQLSITTPAQTGLEYAQLLAGNGPWAHAERVQLDKQGLHLLDKAGNTLAEHSGRFEGLDHRLDRRGLLLATVERKRQQAMLIGLDDNRTWSQPLYLPRTSFAIEGLCLYRDSARNDFVFLLGEEGVGEQWLVGSQGRLLGEARRVRGLSLPPQSTFCQTDDMAGQLYVNEENVGFWRYPADAEAPLQREPVDLVKPFGALTKVAAGMALVPGGLLALDAEAPALHLYRQSESGWQADGVLPLEGLDEPERISARRTSEGVELLLADEHGLHRAQLAWQPQALPHPEPIVSLAAAVETGPVPSLGDAADDPAIWVNPRDPAQSRVLGTDKKGGLVVYDLEGRQLQSLTVGRLNNVDVRSGFRLGSKRVDLAVASNRDHNSLHLFAIDRASGVLRDIGQIATSLSDIYGLCMFQNRQGVTYAIANDKDGTFVQYRLDGQSGQPQGELVRRFKLDSQPEGCVADDRGERLFVGEEDVAVWVVDARAEVPAAPQKVIGVGGPVYDDIEGLALYHGEGGDYLVISSQGNDSYVVLDAQAPYAVRGAFRIGLNAERGIDGASETDGLEVTSADLGGIWSRGMLVVQDGRKRMPEGTQNYKYLPWSAIADALGLD, encoded by the coding sequence ATGAACGCATTACCCAAAACCCTGCTGCTCGGCCTGTGCATCACCCTGGCCGCCTGCCAGTCCGCCGGTCAGGACGAGGCGCCACAGAGTACGCAGCTGAGCATCACCACGCCGGCGCAGACCGGCCTCGAATACGCGCAGCTGCTGGCCGGCAATGGCCCCTGGGCGCATGCCGAGCGCGTCCAGCTGGACAAGCAGGGCCTGCACCTGCTGGACAAGGCCGGCAACACACTGGCCGAGCACAGCGGGCGGTTCGAGGGCCTCGACCATCGCCTCGACCGTCGGGGGCTGCTGCTGGCCACCGTGGAGCGCAAGCGCCAGCAGGCGATGCTGATCGGCCTGGATGACAACCGGACCTGGAGCCAGCCGCTGTATCTGCCGCGCACCTCGTTCGCCATCGAGGGGCTGTGCCTGTACCGCGACAGCGCGCGCAACGACTTCGTATTCCTGCTCGGCGAGGAAGGTGTCGGCGAGCAATGGCTGGTGGGCAGCCAGGGCCGCCTGCTCGGTGAAGCACGGCGCGTGCGCGGGCTCAGCCTGCCGCCGCAGAGCACCTTCTGCCAGACCGATGACATGGCCGGGCAGCTCTACGTCAACGAGGAGAACGTCGGCTTCTGGCGCTACCCGGCGGATGCCGAGGCGCCGCTGCAGCGTGAGCCGGTCGATCTGGTCAAGCCGTTCGGCGCGCTGACAAAGGTGGCGGCTGGCATGGCGTTGGTGCCGGGTGGTCTGTTGGCCCTGGATGCCGAGGCGCCGGCGCTGCACCTCTATCGTCAGAGCGAATCGGGTTGGCAGGCGGACGGCGTGCTGCCGCTTGAAGGCCTCGATGAGCCGGAACGCATCAGCGCGCGTCGCACCTCCGAAGGAGTTGAACTGCTGCTGGCGGACGAGCACGGCCTGCATCGCGCCCAGCTGGCGTGGCAGCCACAGGCACTGCCGCATCCCGAACCCATCGTCAGTCTGGCGGCAGCGGTGGAGACCGGCCCGGTGCCCAGTCTGGGGGACGCCGCCGATGACCCGGCGATCTGGGTCAATCCGCGCGATCCTGCGCAGAGTCGCGTGCTCGGCACCGACAAGAAGGGCGGGCTGGTGGTGTACGACCTGGAAGGCCGCCAGCTGCAAAGCCTGACCGTCGGCCGGCTGAACAACGTCGATGTGCGCAGCGGTTTCCGCCTCGGCAGCAAGCGCGTGGACCTGGCCGTGGCCAGCAACCGGGATCACAACAGCCTGCACCTGTTCGCCATCGACCGCGCGAGCGGGGTGCTCCGCGATATCGGCCAGATCGCCACGTCGCTGAGCGATATCTACGGCCTGTGCATGTTCCAGAACCGCCAAGGTGTCACCTACGCGATCGCCAACGACAAGGACGGCACCTTCGTTCAGTACCGCCTCGATGGCCAGTCCGGCCAGCCGCAGGGTGAACTGGTGCGGCGCTTCAAGCTGGACAGCCAGCCCGAGGGCTGCGTCGCCGATGACCGTGGCGAGCGGCTGTTCGTCGGTGAAGAGGACGTTGCGGTCTGGGTGGTCGATGCCCGTGCCGAGGTGCCGGCAGCGCCCCAGAAGGTGATCGGCGTTGGCGGGCCGGTGTACGACGACATCGAAGGCCTGGCGCTCTACCACGGCGAGGGTGGCGATTACCTGGTGATCTCCAGCCAGGGCAACGACAGCTACGTGGTGCTTGATGCCCAGGCGCCGTATGCCGTGCGCGGCGCGTTCCGCATCGGCCTGAATGCCGAGCGCGGTATCGACGGCGCTTCGGAAACCGACGGGCTGGAGGTCACTTCGGCGGATCTCGGCGGCATCTGGAGCCGGGGCATGCTGGTGGTGCAGGACGGCCGCAAGCGCATGCCCGAAGGCACGCAGAACTACAAATACCTGCCCTGGTCAGCCATCGCCGATGCGCTGGGTCTGGATTGA
- a CDS encoding GGDEF domain-containing protein codes for MKSLLKLHTLTLLGLALAANVGLQLLLAVGTVKSWGEIDWMDVVGEGGCAALALAWLVMLLHSRPAGRVTRLLALGLACICFSWWMDLLDEFIQIPASIAWDNWLETAPMPVGLLLLTFGIYHLNQEQRAINAQMHKRERLFREHRLFDNLTPLSTAEYLRRQLDQTLRQADEEQRPLSLLAIDLDDFSRVNQRYGQAEGDLVLQAVAQLLVLNLHHQDLLCRLAGDRFVVLLPDTAEQQARQLAEELQTAVASLAHKTRQHGERLHLRASTAVVMAFDDDAEQLLQRLNLALAKAKQSLPRCA; via the coding sequence ATGAAATCCCTCCTCAAACTCCACACCCTCACCCTCCTCGGCCTCGCCCTGGCCGCCAACGTCGGCTTGCAGCTGCTGCTCGCAGTCGGCACGGTCAAATCCTGGGGCGAGATCGACTGGATGGACGTCGTCGGCGAAGGCGGTTGCGCCGCCCTCGCCCTCGCCTGGCTGGTCATGCTGCTGCACAGCCGCCCGGCCGGCCGGGTGACGCGGTTGCTCGCACTGGGCCTGGCCTGCATCTGCTTTTCCTGGTGGATGGACCTGCTTGACGAGTTCATCCAGATCCCCGCCAGCATCGCCTGGGATAACTGGCTGGAAACCGCGCCAATGCCGGTGGGTCTGTTGCTGCTGACCTTCGGCATCTACCACCTGAACCAGGAACAACGCGCCATCAACGCGCAGATGCACAAGCGCGAGCGGCTGTTCCGCGAACATCGGCTGTTCGACAACCTCACCCCGCTGAGCACCGCCGAATACCTGCGGCGGCAGCTCGATCAGACCCTGCGCCAGGCCGACGAGGAGCAGCGCCCGCTGTCTCTGCTGGCGATCGACCTGGACGACTTCAGCCGGGTCAATCAGCGCTACGGCCAGGCCGAGGGCGATCTGGTGCTGCAGGCCGTGGCGCAGCTACTGGTGCTCAACCTTCATCATCAGGACTTGCTCTGCCGCCTGGCCGGCGATCGCTTCGTCGTGCTCCTGCCGGATACTGCCGAACAGCAGGCGCGGCAGCTTGCCGAGGAGTTGCAGACCGCCGTGGCCAGCCTCGCCCACAAGACGCGCCAGCATGGCGAACGCCTGCATCTGCGCGCCAGTACCGCGGTGGTGATGGCCTTCGACGACGATGCCGAGCAGCTGCTCCAGCGCCTCAACCTCGCGCTGGCCAAGGCCAAGCAGTCACTGCCGCGCTGCGCCTGA